The nucleotide window GGTGATAATCCTGGGTGTTCTAGTAATCAGTGGGATTTATAGCTTTTTCACAGCACCTTACTTAATTACCGACATTATTGTTTTTCTTATCTGTCTTTTGATCTACAATCTACTGCGTGATGTTGGAGGTAAGAATCTGAAAATGGACCTACTCTTCATGTTATGGTTTTTTACTTTCTTTATAATGCACAGTATCACACCAGTAAAAGTGGACCGTTACTTGATTACCGTGGCACCAGCCCTTGCCTATTTTATTTTCCTAGGTTTAAGTGTAATCATTGAAAGGTATAAATCAAAAATCAGTGGGAAATCATTAAGATCGTGGGGACTGTATGTTGCTGTAGGCCTGGTGTTTTTAACTTCCACCACCGTTACCTTCGCTGGTCATACTCCCAACACCTGTTTAATTAAGTATGTTGAACCCACTACCCAATGGCTAGAGGAATACGACTCACAATACCAGGATAAAATCATTTTTTCAGATTATAGTCCCGCAGTATCATGGAGTATGAAAAAAATGGTTACTACCACAGTTTTAAGTGATTATAACAATACAGATGAGTTTTCTTCCATGTTAATCAACTCCAATGCCGAGTATTACATTGATGTTTTCAGTGATCCTAAACCCACACTCAATGGTTATCGTGTGATAAATAAAACTGATTTGATTACAATTTACCAAATGGTTCATTAAAAATCTATCCATAGGAAATCCGTAGTTACTCCATTATTTTTTAAGGTTTTTAAGGTCTGTTAATTTGAAAATGCATTAAATATTTTTATCTATTGTGACTGACTCAACCTTACCCACATATTTCAATTCACCCCCACAATTGCAACTGGCAAAATCAAAGGGTGCTTCATCTTCCAGAAGTGGATACAATTCATTACAATCCCTACATAATAAAAGACCAGTGTAATATCTTTTATCAGCTAAGGATGTGATGTCAGTCTTTATGATTTTAAACAGGGTCTGATAAGCTCTTAAAACACATTGAAAATCAATTTGTCCATGGTCAGATAGCACTGCACCAGAATGTGCCAGTAGCACCAGTATCTTTTCAAGCTCCAAATTATAGGTGGTCTCATTTCCACCCTGATCTTCAAAGAGGAATGAAATGAATAGATTTTGAAACTTTTTAAAGAAAATAAGACTATCTTCAACCCAGGTAACCTCTTTTATATCCTGGAAAAATTCATCTCCTAAAAATAAATTACCTCTGAAAAGATTGAATATATCCAACCCACCCAGGATCCGTTCTGAAATATCACTTTTATGCAGGGCCCATAAATCGTCCACTACCAGTTCACGTCCCAGATAAAATGTGTACAGCTTCTCCAGGAAAATATGCAAATATAGGAATGAATCGTAATCCACAGTGAAAGTAGTGGAATTAAAATAAACATCACCAGAACCGGCATCATAACGTTTATTAGGTAGTATTCCATTATTTATGGCCTGAGCCAGGACCAGATTTTCAGGTGCTAATTTAAGATTATCTTGGAGTTCCATGTGATTTTTCCACTGGCAGTGCAGATTAAATAAAGATTCCCAAATATTTTCCTCCCATAAGTGCATAAATTCATTTAAAATATTAAAAACCCCGTTAACATGATTAAATTCCTGGATAAATTCATGATACATGGCTGTCAGGTCATGATCCGGATAAACTTCTTCATTACTCACCATCAAAATCACAACTACATTATGGCATTATTATTATTTATTTTTTAATTAGTAATAAAGATTGGTATTAAAACAGTGGTATGGTGAAACTCAACCAATATTACCAGAATAATCAGGATATATCATAGTAGATGAAAATTGTAGTAACTTTTTAATTATAGGTGAATGAGTTATTTAAACACGATTATGAATTGATTTTAAAAATAATAGTAAAAATAGCGTTCAATTGGAGATTATCCATTTGTTATAATATTTATCATGGCACATCACCATTTTTATATGATTATTAAATTATACTATGAATATGGTCAGGTGGATACAACACCCTCTAATCGAACCCGGAAAAATTGAAGCACGTCTTTACCAGCAATTATTAGCAGCTAACGTCATAAAAAAAGGGAATACTATGATAGTAGCCCCAACAGCACTGGGTAAAACTGTGGTGGCTGCCCTGGTTGCTGCAGATAGACTTGAAAAGTATCCGGACAGCAAAATTTTACTTTTAGCTCCCACCAAACCACTGGTGGTGCAGCACGAGGAAAGTTTCATTGAATTTTTGAAAACAACCACCAGCAGCCTGACCGGTGCAGTTAAACTGGAAGAACGGATTAAAAAATGGAATAATTCCCAGATAATCTGTGCAACGCCCCAGACAATAGAATCAGACATCATAGCAGAAAGATACTCACTGGAAGATGTTTCACTACTCATTTTTGATGAATGTCACCGGGGAACAGGATCCTATTCCTACGTATTCCTGGCCCAGCGATACACTAAACAGGCCAAAAACCAGTTAATACTGGGTTTAACTGCATCACCAGGTGGTGATGAAGAAAGGATAAACCAGGTCTGCCAGAACCTCTTCATAAATGAGGTGATGGTTAAAAATGAGGATGATCCGGATGTCAAACCCTACTTCAACCCAATTGACGTAGAATGGGTGAAAGTTGAGTTGAAAAAGGAACAACTGAATATTAAAACCCATCTGGATGTGGCTCTTAAAAATCGCCTTAAAGGTTTGAAAAAACTGGGAGTTCTCAATTCAATCCAGCAGGTCAGCAAAAAAGACATTTTAAGAGCCAGAGGAAAAGTCCAGAACAAAATATCTCAAAGTGCCAGCCCACCCAGAGAGTGCTTGCTGGCAATATCCATGTTAACCGCTGTTTTCAGTGTTATGCACTCCCTGGAACTTTTGGAAACCCAGGGTGTGAGTAATTTGCACTCTTACTTTGATAGGATGCGTAAGAAAAAAACCAAAGCTGCAAAGGGATTATTTAAGGATGAAAACTTTAAAACTGCGGTGAACTTAACACGACAGGCCTATAATAATGGAGTCGAACACCCTAAACTGGGAAAACTCATGGAAATCCTTAAAGACGCTGCAGAAGACAAACAACAGGTAATTGTTTTCAGCCAGTACAGGGACACTGTAAATCAGATTTATACTAAGTGCCAGAAAGAAGGTATAAACGCAGTTAAATTCTTTGGACAGGCCAGCCGGGAAAAAGAAAAAGGACTAACCCAGAAAGAACAGAAGGATATTATAAAGGCCTTCCGTATGAGAACCTACCAGGTGCTGATTTCAACCAGTGTGGCTGAGGAAGGTATTGACATCCCCAGTGTAGACCTGGTGGTACTCTACGAGCCGGTTCCATCGGAAATTAGAATGATTCAGAGGCGTGGTCGAACCGGTAGGACAACCAGTGGCCGTATGATCGTTTTAATAACCAAAAACACCCGGGATGAGTCATTCTATTATTCGAGCATTCACCGGGAAAGGAGAATGAAAAAACAGCTAGCTAATGGATACAATCAGCCGGAAAGACCGCTTATTGCTAATGATGAAGATGTTAAGGTTTTGGACAGGGAGAATGAAGATATTTCATCAAATGAGAAAAGGATTGTGGTGTACGTTGATCACCGTGAGTCCAAGTCAGGAGTTATCAGGGAACTGAGTAACCTGGGAGTTAAAGTAGAACCCAAAAGCCTCCCGGTTGCGGATTACCAGATAAGCCCCCAGGTAGCTGTGGAAAGAAAAAGCACACATGACTTTGTGAGCTCGTTGATGGATAAAAGGTTGTATAAGCAGGCTGAGGAACTGGTGGAAAAGTTCGAGAAACCATTAATCATACTGGAAGGTCAGGACCTTTACAGCAGTTCGCTGCATCCCAATGCCATCAGAGGAGCACTGGCCAGTCTGGCAGTTGACTTCAATATACCCATCATTCCCACCCGTAACCCAGAAGATACTGCAGCTATGATCTACAGACTCGCAGTAAGGGAAATGGACAAAGGCTCGAAGGATGTTCAAATACGTACTGAGAGAAAACCCTTAACTCTCCAGGAACAGCAACTTTTTATTGTGGAATCACTCCCCAGTGTGGGACCAGTAAATGCCAGGAAGCTCCTGGAAATGTTCGATAGTGTGGAAGGAGTTACCAGTGCCAGTGTAAGTGACCTGAAGAAAGTGGATGGGATTGGGGATAAAATTGCTCGAAATATTAGAAAGATAGTTTCATCCAAGTATTCAGATACATTCCGGTATTCAAAAAGTGGTGAAAATAATTCCATTGAAAAGCCAATTGTAAATGGGAAAGATAAGCCAAAAAAAGAATATATTCTAGAAAAAAATGTTGAAAATGATTGAAAATTTATATGAACCGTTAAATTGAACGGATAAATAATAGAATTATATGAGATAAGTATTCTAATGATAACTGATTGAAAATCAGGAAATTACTGAATATCCAATATTTAATTAAGTTAACTGGAGATCACAACAAATGAAGATTCTTATAAATGAGAAGGGTAAAAAATTTGTGGCTGGTGCTGATGATCTGCACACAGACCATGGTTACATTAAAAAGGATGAAATAGCCAGTAGCAATTCAGGAGACATTTTAAAAACCCATCTCGGCAGAGAATTTCGTGTTTTAGAAGCTAACATTAATGATTACATTGAACTCATGGATCGCAGGTGTTCCATTATTCTCTCCAAGGATCTGGGTGTTATGGCTGCCTACACCGGACTGGGTAGCGGCCAGCGTGTGGTGGAAGCAGGAACTGGTGCAGGAGCAGCCACTATATTCATGGCAAACATAGTGGGAGAAACCGGCCATGTTTACTCCTATGAATTAAGGGAAGATTTCTCCCAAATCGCTGATAAAAATGTGAAGGGATTCGGATTGGAAAATGTGACCCTGAAATGTCAGGACGTAACAGAAGGTATAGATGAAGAGAATATAGATCTGGTATTCCTGGATCTGCCCAAGCCATGGGAAGTAGTAGAACATGCCCGTGACTCCCTTAAATCAGGAGGATATTTAGCCGCATACACTCCTTACATCGACCAGGTGAAACTCCTCACCAGGATCCTGAAAAAACGGGAATTTTCAGATTTAAAGAGTTTAGAATGTCTTGTACGTGAAATTGAAGTGAAAGATAAAGGTGTGCGCCCAAAAACTAGAATGACAGGGCACACAGGATATTTAACATTCGGAAGGAAAGTTTAGTATTTAAATAATTTATTTAAAATACTAAAATCTAAAAAATTAAAATTATTGTTAAAAAAATATTGTTAAAAAATATAACGTTACAATAGAAGGGTTTTAAAGGAATATGAGGCATATAAATAGCATATGGTGAAGACCATGGGTTTCAATCTGAAAAACATAATTTCAATTAAGGATTTTAGCAAGCAAGATATTGAATATATTCTAAAATTAGCCGAGGAAATGGAACCCATAGCTAGGTCACAGGAAAAATCTAGTGTTCTAA belongs to Methanobacterium sp. Maddingley MBC34 and includes:
- a CDS encoding tRNA(1-methyladenosine) methyltransferase-like methyltransferase (PFAM: tRNA methyltransferase complex GCD14 subunit), which produces MKILINEKGKKFVAGADDLHTDHGYIKKDEIASSNSGDILKTHLGREFRVLEANINDYIELMDRRCSIILSKDLGVMAAYTGLGSGQRVVEAGTGAGAATIFMANIVGETGHVYSYELREDFSQIADKNVKGFGLENVTLKCQDVTEGIDEENIDLVFLDLPKPWEVVEHARDSLKSGGYLAAYTPYIDQVKLLTRILKKREFSDLKSLECLVREIEVKDKGVRPKTRMTGHTGYLTFGRKV
- a CDS encoding ERCC4-like helicase (PFAM: Helicase conserved C-terminal domain; DEAD/DEAH box helicase); this encodes MVRWIQHPLIEPGKIEARLYQQLLAANVIKKGNTMIVAPTALGKTVVAALVAADRLEKYPDSKILLLAPTKPLVVQHEESFIEFLKTTTSSLTGAVKLEERIKKWNNSQIICATPQTIESDIIAERYSLEDVSLLIFDECHRGTGSYSYVFLAQRYTKQAKNQLILGLTASPGGDEERINQVCQNLFINEVMVKNEDDPDVKPYFNPIDVEWVKVELKKEQLNIKTHLDVALKNRLKGLKKLGVLNSIQQVSKKDILRARGKVQNKISQSASPPRECLLAISMLTAVFSVMHSLELLETQGVSNLHSYFDRMRKKKTKAAKGLFKDENFKTAVNLTRQAYNNGVEHPKLGKLMEILKDAAEDKQQVIVFSQYRDTVNQIYTKCQKEGINAVKFFGQASREKEKGLTQKEQKDIIKAFRMRTYQVLISTSVAEEGIDIPSVDLVVLYEPVPSEIRMIQRRGRTGRTTSGRMIVLITKNTRDESFYYSSIHRERRMKKQLANGYNQPERPLIANDEDVKVLDRENEDISSNEKRIVVYVDHRESKSGVIRELSNLGVKVEPKSLPVADYQISPQVAVERKSTHDFVSSLMDKRLYKQAEELVEKFEKPLIILEGQDLYSSSLHPNAIRGALASLAVDFNIPIIPTRNPEDTAAMIYRLAVREMDKGSKDVQIRTERKPLTLQEQQLFIVESLPSVGPVNARKLLEMFDSVEGVTSASVSDLKKVDGIGDKIARNIRKIVSSKYSDTFRYSKSGENNSIEKPIVNGKDKPKKEYILEKNVEND